The following proteins come from a genomic window of Aequorivita marisscotiae:
- a CDS encoding DUF2851 family protein, giving the protein MKEDFLHYVWKFQKFEVGSFYTSDNESLHIKNPGSHNLNSGPDFFNAQIELNGQLWAGNVEIHLKSSDWYAHGHETDAAYDNVILHVVWEHDAEIYRKDGSIIPTFPVKNHIPKSTVEQYQKLFSKGKKWINCENELAAVDTFTFQNWLERLYFERLQKKEKILLKELKATQNHWESLLFRMLCKNFGLKVNGDSFFSIAKSIDFSVVKKCSQERQDLEALLIGQAGLLEGETEDWYYKTLKSRYTYLARKFKLNNENVIAPKFFRLRPPNFPTVRLAQLAMLYSERQNLFSHVMETHDLNGFYKLFDVSCGEYWDSHYNFGIGSLGRKKRITKKFIDLLLINTVLPLKFCYAIQNGKDATEEILQLASEIPSEENSIVKKFNSINTISKKAWHSQALLQLKNEYCDKNNCLQCAVGNVILNSSLNLKT; this is encoded by the coding sequence ATGAAAGAAGATTTTCTGCACTACGTGTGGAAATTTCAGAAGTTTGAAGTGGGTAGTTTTTACACTTCTGATAATGAAAGTCTCCACATAAAAAATCCAGGGAGCCACAATTTAAATTCGGGGCCTGATTTTTTTAATGCCCAAATTGAATTAAACGGGCAGCTCTGGGCAGGCAATGTAGAAATACATTTAAAATCTTCAGATTGGTACGCACATGGCCACGAAACCGATGCAGCTTATGACAATGTAATCCTTCACGTAGTGTGGGAGCACGACGCTGAAATTTATAGAAAAGACGGCTCTATAATTCCCACATTTCCTGTAAAAAACCATATTCCCAAATCTACTGTGGAGCAATATCAAAAATTATTTTCGAAAGGAAAAAAGTGGATTAATTGTGAAAATGAATTAGCCGCCGTAGATACTTTCACTTTTCAAAATTGGCTGGAACGCCTTTATTTTGAAAGGCTTCAGAAGAAAGAAAAAATACTTCTCAAAGAACTGAAAGCTACTCAAAACCACTGGGAAAGTCTGCTTTTCAGAATGCTCTGCAAAAATTTTGGATTGAAGGTGAACGGCGATTCCTTTTTCAGTATTGCAAAATCAATTGATTTTTCCGTAGTAAAAAAATGCAGCCAAGAGCGGCAGGATTTGGAAGCACTGTTAATTGGGCAGGCGGGTTTATTGGAAGGAGAGACGGAAGATTGGTATTATAAAACTTTAAAATCACGCTATACTTATTTGGCACGCAAATTTAAACTGAACAATGAGAATGTAATAGCGCCCAAGTTTTTTAGGTTGCGGCCGCCAAATTTTCCGACGGTGCGGTTAGCGCAATTGGCGATGCTATATTCCGAGCGTCAAAACTTATTTTCGCACGTGATGGAAACACACGATTTAAACGGATTTTATAAACTATTTGATGTTTCATGTGGCGAATATTGGGATTCGCATTATAATTTTGGAATTGGTTCGTTGGGGCGTAAAAAACGAATTACCAAGAAATTTATTGATCTTCTTCTTATAAATACCGTCCTTCCATTAAAATTTTGCTATGCCATACAAAATGGCAAGGATGCTACAGAAGAGATATTGCAGTTGGCTTCCGAAATTCCTTCCGAAGAAAATTCAATTGTAAAGAAATTCAATTCAATCAATACCATTTCAAAAAAGGCTTGGCATAGCCAGGCGTTGCTTCAACTAAAAAATGAATATTGCGATAAAAATAACTGTTTGCAATGTGCGGTTGGGAATGTTATTCTAAATTCGAGCCTCAATTTGAAAACGTAG
- a CDS encoding GxxExxY protein, whose amino-acid sequence MNLSENQIAAIVVDCCYHIHIDLGPGLLESVYEEVLFHELKSKGLNIEKQKPLPVVWKDLKLNLGFRTDLIIENKVIIEIKSVEEIHPVHPKQLLTYLKLTGLKLGLLINFNSPLIKSGIIRIVNNL is encoded by the coding sequence ATGAATTTATCTGAAAACCAAATAGCCGCTATAGTGGTTGATTGTTGTTATCATATTCATATTGATTTAGGACCTGGGTTATTGGAATCTGTTTATGAAGAAGTTTTGTTTCATGAGTTAAAGTCTAAAGGGCTGAATATTGAAAAGCAAAAACCTTTGCCAGTGGTTTGGAAAGACTTGAAATTGAATCTTGGATTTCGGACGGATTTGATAATAGAAAATAAAGTGATTATTGAAATAAAATCCGTAGAAGAGATACATCCCGTTCATCCGAAACAATTATTGACTTATTTGAAATTGACGGGATTGAAATTAGGATTGCTTATTAATTTTAACAGCCCGTTGATTAAATCTGGAATAATAAGAATAGTAAACAACTTGTAA
- a CDS encoding potassium channel family protein: MKQFFSSKITVAILLLIVVFMTGVVGFHFFSDYSWIDAFYMTVITVTTVGYGEVMPLSPSEKVFVSLLIISSIFIVGYAISVITEYILSKNIGILRQKKVQKKLKSMHNHIIVCGYGRNGKQAAQKLSAYNRPFVIIEKDEEVISRFSEDGLLFVLGNAIEDETLLKAGIERASTLICATPNDADNLFIVLSARQMNKKLQIISRASEETSYKKLKLGGADNVIMPDKIGGDHMASLVVVPDLVEFLDNLTVAGEQDSINVEQIPFEKMCPHGKEQAIRDLDVRKKTGCSIIGYRSPTGEYIVNPEPSLILKKSSKLILIGRPDQIESLKREYGV, encoded by the coding sequence ATGAAACAATTTTTCAGCTCTAAAATTACCGTTGCAATATTACTTTTAATAGTGGTGTTTATGACGGGGGTTGTAGGCTTTCACTTTTTTTCGGATTACAGTTGGATAGATGCTTTTTACATGACCGTAATTACGGTAACTACGGTAGGTTATGGCGAAGTAATGCCGCTGAGCCCGAGTGAAAAAGTTTTTGTTTCGCTTCTTATCATTTCCAGTATCTTTATAGTTGGTTATGCCATTTCAGTAATAACGGAATATATTTTAAGCAAGAACATAGGAATTTTAAGACAGAAAAAAGTGCAGAAAAAATTGAAGTCAATGCATAATCATATAATTGTTTGCGGCTATGGCCGAAACGGAAAGCAAGCAGCCCAAAAGCTATCGGCCTACAATCGCCCTTTTGTTATAATTGAAAAAGACGAAGAGGTTATTTCGCGATTTTCTGAAGACGGTTTGCTATTTGTGTTGGGAAATGCAATAGAAGATGAAACCTTGTTAAAGGCCGGAATAGAAAGGGCTTCTACCTTAATTTGTGCCACACCTAACGATGCAGATAATTTGTTTATTGTGCTCTCTGCACGGCAGATGAATAAGAAATTGCAAATAATTAGTAGGGCTAGCGAAGAAACAAGTTATAAAAAACTAAAACTAGGGGGCGCAGATAATGTAATTATGCCCGATAAGATAGGTGGCGACCATATGGCTTCTTTAGTTGTAGTGCCAGATTTGGTTGAGTTTTTAGATAATTTAACGGTGGCCGGTGAACAGGATAGTATTAATGTAGAGCAGATTCCTTTTGAGAAAATGTGCCCTCACGGCAAAGAGCAGGCTATTCGTGATTTGGATGTGCGAAAAAAAACGGGCTGTTCCATTATTGGGTATCGCTCTCCAACGGGCGAATACATAGTTAATCCTGAACCTTCGTTAATCTTGAAGAAAAGTTCCAAATTAATATTGATTGGGCGCCCCGATCAGATAGAAAGTCTTAAAAGGGAATACGGTGTTTAA
- a CDS encoding pyridoxal-phosphate dependent enzyme has product MEYAENILGTIGNTPMVKINKIIGDIPALVLAKYETFNPGNSVKDRMAVKMIEDAEADGRLKPGGTIIEGTSGNTGMGLALAAIVKGYKMVCVISDKQSKEKIDILKAVGSKVIVCPTNVAPEDPRSYYSTSKRLAEETPNSWYVNQYDNLSNTKAHYESTGPEIWKQTDGKVTHFVVGVGTGGTISGVGKYLKEKNPNVKIWGIDTYGSVFKKYHETGIFDENEIYPYITEGIGEDILPKNVDFSVIDGFVKVTDKDAAIYTQKLAKMEGFFLGNSAGAAIKGLLQLKDKFKKDDVVVVLFHDHGSRYVGKMYNDEWMRERGFVEDEVKNASDLIQGHADKPLITVKTEELVSHAIERMKKFKISQIPVEDSTGFVGALDETDLLRKYLENKNVADLFIKDVMHKPFPIVKKSTTVEEISKLIHKENNAVLVDMGDGNYNIITKHDIISAL; this is encoded by the coding sequence ATGGAATACGCAGAAAATATATTGGGAACCATCGGTAACACGCCCATGGTAAAAATCAACAAAATAATTGGGGACATTCCCGCTTTGGTGCTCGCCAAATACGAAACTTTTAATCCCGGCAACTCGGTAAAGGATCGAATGGCGGTAAAGATGATTGAAGACGCCGAAGCAGACGGAAGATTAAAACCCGGCGGCACAATCATTGAAGGAACTTCCGGCAACACGGGAATGGGCCTCGCACTGGCCGCAATCGTAAAAGGCTATAAAATGGTCTGTGTAATCAGTGACAAACAGAGCAAGGAAAAGATTGATATTCTAAAAGCCGTGGGAAGTAAGGTCATTGTTTGCCCCACAAACGTTGCCCCCGAAGATCCGCGCAGTTATTATTCTACTTCCAAACGCTTGGCGGAGGAAACGCCCAATAGTTGGTATGTAAACCAATACGACAATCTTAGCAACACAAAGGCACACTACGAAAGCACCGGCCCAGAAATCTGGAAGCAGACCGATGGAAAGGTAACTCATTTTGTGGTAGGTGTTGGTACTGGGGGAACAATTAGCGGTGTAGGGAAATATTTAAAAGAGAAAAATCCAAATGTAAAAATCTGGGGAATCGATACCTACGGAAGTGTTTTCAAGAAATACCACGAAACGGGAATTTTTGACGAAAACGAAATCTATCCCTACATCACCGAAGGGATTGGCGAGGATATCCTTCCAAAGAATGTTGATTTCAGTGTTATCGATGGTTTTGTAAAAGTAACCGATAAAGATGCAGCAATCTATACACAAAAGCTTGCTAAAATGGAAGGTTTCTTTTTGGGGAATTCTGCCGGAGCGGCTATTAAAGGTTTACTTCAACTAAAAGACAAATTCAAAAAAGATGATGTTGTCGTTGTGCTTTTCCACGATCACGGCAGCCGTTATGTGGGCAAAATGTACAATGACGAGTGGATGCGCGAGCGCGGTTTTGTGGAAGATGAGGTGAAAAATGCTTCCGATTTAATTCAAGGGCACGCAGATAAACCTTTAATTACCGTAAAAACCGAAGAGCTTGTTAGTCACGCTATTGAACGTATGAAGAAATTCAAAATCAGTCAAATCCCTGTGGAAGATAGCACTGGGTTTGTAGGCGCTTTGGATGAAACCGATTTGCTTCGGAAATATCTTGAAAACAAAAACGTAGCCGACCTGTTTATAAAAGATGTAATGCACAAACCTTTCCCAATTGTAAAGAAAAGCACAACTGTTGAAGAAATTTCGAAGTTAATTCACAAAGAAAACAATGCGGTTTTGGTAGATATGGGAGATGGAAATTATAACATAATTACAAAGCACGATATAATTAGTGCGCTTTGA
- a CDS encoding PspC domain-containing protein codes for MLQAIYSIRYFFEKRGFYVSSRLAERLGMRAKSVRLFFIYVSFATLGAGFAIYLTLAFILRLKDLVNTKRTSVFDL; via the coding sequence ATGTTGCAGGCTATTTATTCCATTCGATATTTCTTCGAGAAACGAGGTTTTTACGTATCGTCGCGTTTAGCCGAAAGGTTGGGAATGCGCGCTAAAAGCGTTCGGTTATTTTTTATTTATGTTTCTTTTGCCACCTTAGGTGCCGGCTTTGCAATCTATCTTACTCTAGCCTTTATTTTAAGGTTAAAGGATTTGGTAAACACCAAACGAACCTCTGTTTTTGATTTATGA
- a CDS encoding alanine/glycine:cation symporter family protein, protein MRKLLLSLIVFLIPLLTFAQQTTTSQKVDEIFKDYTGWFVDLIFYEIPFSDTFQIPWVLIVLVGGATYFTIYFKLINFTGFATAVRVVRGKYEDIEKHGADTLYGDVTPNEQENLIETIRDDSADGEVSHFQALTAALSATVGLGNIAGVAVALSIGGPGATFWMVLAGLLGMASKFAECTLGVKFRDVGPDGTVYGGPMYYLKKGLSQKGMGGLGKVLAVLFAIFVIGGSFGGGNMFQANQAAAQFVQLFDLQDTSAAIWFGIVMAIIVAVVIIGGIKRIAKVTEKIVPFMAGIYVLGALVILVANYHHIGDAFALIFEGAFSGLGIAGGLVGVMIQGIRRGAFSNEAGVGSAAIAHSAVRTKYPASEGIVALLEPFIDTVVICTMTALVIVITNFDNNILQYGVEVKEGVELTATAFDSVIPHFSVVLTVAVILFAFSTMISWSYYGMQGWVYLFGRGKVTELVYKLLFCIFIWVGSVISLGSVINFSDAMIFAMVVPNIIGVVLLTPVVRKELNRYMKAIKIKHDALDDGLEDLQKHM, encoded by the coding sequence ATGAGGAAACTTCTTCTTTCGCTAATTGTTTTTTTAATTCCATTACTCACATTCGCACAGCAAACAACCACTTCCCAAAAGGTTGATGAAATCTTTAAAGATTATACGGGATGGTTTGTAGATCTTATTTTTTACGAAATTCCATTCTCTGATACTTTTCAGATTCCCTGGGTTTTAATAGTACTTGTTGGTGGAGCTACATATTTCACCATTTATTTTAAACTTATAAACTTCACTGGTTTTGCTACGGCTGTTAGGGTAGTGCGTGGAAAATACGAAGACATTGAAAAACACGGGGCCGACACGCTCTATGGAGACGTTACCCCGAACGAACAGGAAAACCTTATTGAAACTATTCGCGACGACAGTGCCGATGGTGAAGTTAGTCACTTTCAGGCTTTAACCGCAGCCCTCTCGGCTACCGTTGGCTTAGGAAATATTGCAGGAGTTGCCGTGGCATTATCTATTGGTGGCCCCGGAGCTACTTTTTGGATGGTCTTGGCAGGTTTATTAGGGATGGCTTCTAAGTTTGCCGAATGTACCCTTGGGGTAAAATTTCGCGACGTAGGACCAGATGGCACGGTATACGGAGGCCCGATGTACTACCTTAAAAAAGGTTTATCGCAAAAAGGAATGGGCGGTCTAGGTAAAGTATTGGCTGTTCTTTTTGCCATATTTGTTATTGGTGGTTCTTTTGGTGGCGGAAATATGTTTCAGGCAAACCAAGCCGCAGCACAATTCGTGCAACTTTTTGATCTGCAGGACACCAGTGCAGCAATATGGTTTGGTATTGTAATGGCAATTATAGTTGCCGTAGTTATTATTGGAGGTATAAAGCGTATTGCCAAAGTAACCGAAAAAATAGTGCCGTTTATGGCTGGAATATATGTGTTGGGAGCTTTGGTAATTTTGGTGGCAAATTACCACCACATTGGCGACGCCTTCGCCTTGATTTTTGAAGGTGCATTTTCTGGTTTGGGTATTGCTGGAGGTTTGGTTGGTGTTATGATTCAGGGAATACGCCGTGGCGCATTTTCCAATGAAGCCGGAGTAGGGTCGGCTGCAATCGCCCACTCGGCGGTGCGTACTAAGTATCCAGCTTCCGAAGGAATTGTGGCTCTATTAGAACCTTTTATAGATACGGTGGTAATATGTACAATGACTGCCTTGGTAATTGTAATAACCAATTTTGATAATAATATTCTTCAATATGGCGTTGAGGTAAAAGAAGGGGTAGAATTAACAGCAACTGCTTTTGATAGCGTTATTCCGCACTTTTCGGTAGTACTTACCGTAGCGGTTATTTTGTTTGCTTTTTCAACCATGATTTCGTGGTCGTATTACGGTATGCAAGGTTGGGTGTATCTCTTTGGAAGAGGTAAGGTTACCGAACTTGTGTATAAATTGTTATTTTGTATCTTTATCTGGGTTGGGTCGGTAATTAGTCTTGGCTCCGTAATTAATTTCTCTGACGCCATGATATTTGCAATGGTGGTGCCAAACATTATTGGAGTGGTACTATTAACGCCAGTAGTTAGAAAGGAACTAAACCGCTATATGAAAGCAATAAAAATTAAACACGATGCCCTTGACGACGGTTTAGAAGATTTGCAGAAGCATATGTAA
- a CDS encoding DUF202 domain-containing protein codes for MKNEAKKLFRFLRTKPVPANTNEILALERTKLANERTLLSYIRSSLYLLLGGIGILQLKDFESIQWIGYVALAVCVIFLAIGIFRYVLLSRRLYKWNRILFVDTISEKVEKQADSEKNS; via the coding sequence ATGAAAAACGAAGCCAAAAAATTATTTCGCTTTTTGCGCACCAAACCGGTGCCTGCAAATACCAATGAAATATTGGCACTGGAACGTACAAAGCTTGCCAATGAGCGTACCTTGCTTTCCTACATTCGCTCTTCCTTATATCTTCTTTTGGGCGGAATAGGTATTTTACAATTAAAAGACTTTGAAAGCATACAATGGATCGGGTATGTGGCTCTGGCAGTTTGTGTAATTTTTCTGGCGATTGGTATTTTTAGGTACGTATTGCTATCCCGAAGACTTTACAAATGGAACCGTATTCTTTTTGTAGATACTATTTCGGAAAAGGTTGAAAAACAGGCTGATTCTGAAAAAAATTCATAA
- a CDS encoding ComEA family DNA-binding protein: MELKSHFTFSKQQRSGILLLLLFIVALLCVFWFVDFSEEDVLDTTSTEIILLQNELDSLRLVAIENRKPKIYPFNPNFITDYKGYALGMSNQEIDKLLQYRNAGNWINSTADFKKVTGVSDSLLDELSPFFKFPEWVTNPKPKADFKDYNSEKGFSEKPFAQKIDLNKATEEQLQQVSGIGEALSRRIISYREKIGGFSSDIQLNSVYGLEPTVVRRTLNLFTVKTPKKISKININTASASDISTIPGVSFKMAKNIWEYRRLREKINSIQELDKIEGMTERKLRLIQLYLSVE; this comes from the coding sequence ATGGAATTAAAATCCCACTTCACGTTTAGCAAACAGCAACGAAGTGGGATTTTGCTTTTGTTGCTATTTATCGTTGCCTTGCTATGTGTATTTTGGTTTGTAGATTTTTCGGAAGAAGACGTTCTGGATACAACTTCAACTGAAATCATTTTGCTACAAAACGAATTGGATTCGCTTAGATTGGTTGCAATAGAAAATAGAAAACCTAAGATATATCCTTTTAATCCAAACTTTATAACCGATTATAAAGGCTATGCCTTAGGAATGTCTAACCAGGAAATTGATAAATTGCTGCAATATCGAAATGCTGGAAATTGGATTAATTCTACGGCAGATTTTAAAAAAGTAACCGGCGTTTCAGATTCTTTGTTGGACGAATTGAGTCCGTTCTTCAAATTCCCCGAATGGGTTACCAATCCGAAACCAAAAGCAGATTTTAAAGATTATAATTCGGAAAAGGGCTTTTCTGAAAAACCTTTCGCCCAAAAAATTGATCTCAACAAAGCTACCGAAGAACAATTACAGCAAGTAAGTGGCATTGGGGAAGCATTGAGCAGGCGAATTATTTCGTATCGCGAAAAGATTGGCGGATTTTCAAGCGATATCCAATTAAACAGCGTTTATGGTTTAGAACCTACTGTAGTACGACGAACGCTTAATCTATTCACGGTAAAAACGCCTAAAAAGATTTCAAAAATAAATATAAATACGGCCTCTGCCTCAGACATTTCAACTATACCCGGAGTATCGTTTAAAATGGCTAAAAATATCTGGGAATACCGACGTCTTCGCGAAAAAATAAACAGTATTCAAGAACTGGATAAAATTGAAGGAATGACTGAAAGAAAGTTACGCCTAATTCAGTTATATTTGTCCGTTGAGTAA